A genomic window from Cotesia glomerata isolate CgM1 linkage group LG7, MPM_Cglom_v2.3, whole genome shotgun sequence includes:
- the LOC123268321 gene encoding uncharacterized protein LOC123268321 produces the protein MMLFQLIPFFLAAQVSDKETWKFGPEYTFSGEVKMITSLDSDKGQYLGTGLYLKLKCRPREPDVLRCKMDDTKITRLNVQDGFNPEKATPAANETYRPFNAIEVPFEIKFNDRGIESYVLEKSDPVLPDFCVNMARLVANQLIIGTDLSDTMKPTYRSFENFTVGECDVDFKVTRSPFKDEASKENKFDLSPLEKLGKLNGEIMLIEKKRNVKECLRCVAPFFGTRYTLGLVYRDVLSLLKTSDSKIEISKNKFLSETNNENDLYDQNRKKLGKVLDHVKLTLESIFPAKDQLPTFNSPIIKGVLPDKCDKDPNSQY, from the exons ATGATGCTCTTTCAGCTAATACCGTTTTTTTTGG CTGCGCAAGTTAGCGACAAAGAAACATGGAAATTCGGGCCAGAGTATACTTTTTCCGGAGAAGTTAAGATGATAACTTCTCTGGACAGTGATAAAGGTCAATATCTTGGTACCGGTCTCTATTTAAAACTCAAATGTCGGCCACGCGAGCCCGACGTTCTCCGATGTAAAATGGACGACACAAAGATCACCCGGCTGAATGTCCAAGACGGATTCAATCCAGAAAAAGCAACACCGGCTGCCAACGAAACTTACCGCCCGTTCAATGCTATCGAAGTCccgtttgaaataaaattcaacgACCGAGGAATCGAAAGTTACGTGCTCGAGAAGAGCGATCCAGTTTTGCCGGATTTCTGTGTCAACATGGCGCGGTTGGTCGCCAATCAATTGATCATTGGAACAGATCTTTCGGACACGATGAAGCCAACATACAGGTCTTTTGAAAACTTTACAGTCGGCGAGTGCGACGTCGACTTTAAAGTCACTCGATCTCCGTTCAAAGATGAAGCCAGTAAGGagaataaatttgatttatctCCGCTGGAAAAATTGGGAAAGCTCAACGGCGAAATCATGCTAATTGAGAAGAAAAGAAATGTTAAAGAGTGTCTCAGATGTGTCGCTCCTTTCTTTGGTACTCGTTATACTCTTGGGCTTGTCTACAGAGATGTTTTGAGTCTTCtg AAAACATCAGACAGCAAGATAGAAAtctccaaaaataaatttttaagtgaaacaAACAACGAGAACGACCTTTACGATCAGAACCGGAAGAAACTGGGCAAAGTTTTGGACCACGTGAAGCTAACTCTCGAGTCTATTTTTCCGGCCAAGGATCAGCTTCCGACTTTCAATAGCCCGATCATCAAAGGAGTTCTTCCTGATAAATGTGACAAAGATCCCAATAGtcaatactaa
- the LOC123268320 gene encoding uncharacterized protein LOC123268320 encodes MMIITLLPFLLAARFDSGQDPEVWKRGAEVTYFIHNHATKIYSNDHGKSNHSDMSFDVQTMLTCQSIESKAYCFYHDTQVKSTYLGDSKRGRSEIKSAELDIWTKKTLQQDAITIDFTKNGMSTVWVGIEVEPIGRNMMGALAQPLDIGLDFSSALTGNFERKVNTSRGNCHSKFLVTRSPALSHQKKLPASLFLVARPDEDLIRPIEISRMMEMDGDKCDDRSFYYSFFMNRENRHTKDTDVDIKFNSFENFMTISNANFTSFSKVKVSINDHRDKSKYVIDESASLTLQKIEPMLCEKDKYNEFNRDCSSEEINNYAG; translated from the exons ATGATGATCATTACTCTACTTCCATTTTTACTCG CGGCAAGATTTGACTCTGGGCAAGACCCGGAGGTTTGGAAACGCGGAGCGGAAGTGACATATTTTATTCACAACCATGCAACCAAGATATACTCAAATGATCATGGAAAATCGAATCACTCTGACATGTCCTTTGACGTGCAGACAATGCTGACATGTCAATCAATAGAATCCAAGGCATATTGTTTTTATCACGACACTCAAGTTAAATCAACGTACCTCGGAGACTCAAAACGCGGAAGGTCTGAGATAAAGTCCGCTGAGCTGGACATCTGGACCAAGAAAACCCTCCAGCAGGATGCAATAACCATTGATTTTACCAAAAACGGAATGAGCACCGTCTGGGTCGGCATTGAAGTGGAGCCAATTGGTCGCAATATGATGGGAGCTCTCGCCCAACCCTTGGACATCGGTCTGGACTTTTCTTCAGCATTGACTGGAAACTTTGAAAGAAAAGTAAACACCTCAAGAGGAAAttgtcactccaaatttttggTGACACGGTCTCCAGCTCTTAGTCATCAGAAGAAACTTCCCGCGAGTTTATTTTTGGTTGCTCGACCCGATGAAGACTTGATCCGTCCCATTGAGATCTCTCGCATGATGGAAATGGATGGCGACAAATGTGACGACCGGTCTTTCTATTATTCGTTTTTTATGAACAGAGAAAATCGCCACACTAAGGACACCGATGTTGACATCAAATtc aattcatttgaaaattttatgaccaTCAGCAACGCAAACTTTACATCTTTCTCCAAAGTAAAAGTATCAATTAACGATCACCGAGACAAATCTAAGTACGTTATTGACGAGTCTGCAAGCTTAACTTTGCAGAAAATTGAACCAATGCTGTGTGAAAAGGATAAGTACAATGAATTCAACAGGGATTGCTCcagtgaagaaataaataattacgctggataa
- the LOC123268318 gene encoding uncharacterized protein LOC123268318 — protein MKFIILPLLVVSQLEHSDSWVNKLVIYNVTYNAEMIPRVNETQESNHKMSFNLTTQLKCRPIEMTLQEMQCYLEDSKMLLGLHNSTDSSSPPKVMPGVGLIEPATGVHFELKMSALGIKEMVVPSNISPLILDKLRYLVNQLHIGIDMKGKPEGAYKNWENFTTGECFTTFDVELQEHKTKHSATHEKTGKYKMWTPNMRVSINKTRDLNNCKIISPYFFGSREGWRENPKVSVNITSSKSSVVVDRGAFISSTQTTLELHELQDSNNTSEYKLMRENVTVVFDSIINDEHNATVIENPASAGIITGLWLHDNNKNNNNNVEKSSEESKETEKNKESKESNESNSEEEKDDD, from the exons AtgaagtttattattttacctcTGCTGGTCG TGAGCCAGCTGGAGCACAGTGACTCGTGGGTGAATAAATTAGTGATCTACAATGTGACATACAACGCAGAAATGATTCCGAGGGTTAACGAGACCCAGGAGTCCAACCACAAAATGTCTTTCAACTTGACAACGCAATTGAAGTGTCGGCCAATTGAGATGACTCTGCAAGAGATGCAGTGTTATCTGGAAGACTCCAAAATGCTTTTGGGACTTCACAATTCAACAGACTCTTCTTCGCCGCCGAAAGTTATGCCTGGTGTTGGATTGATAGAGCCGGCTACTGGCGTACACTTTGAGCTGAAAATGAGTGCATTGGGTATCAAGGAAATGGTCGTTCCCTCTAATATTTCCCCGCTTATTCTCGATAAATTGAGATACTTAGTGAACCAGCTGCATATTGGAATAGATATGAAGGGGAAACCCGAGGGAGCTTATAAAAACTGGGAGAATTTCACCACGGGTGAATGCTTCACTACTTTTGATGTTGAATTGCAGGAGCATAAGACTAAGCACTCGGCCACGCATGAAAAAACCGGAAAATACAAAATGTGGACGCCCAATATGCGAGTTTCTATCAACAAGACCAGAGATTTGAATAAttgcaaaattatttctccATATTTCTTCGGAAGTCGCGAGGGATGGCGCGAGAATCCAAAAGTATCTGTTAATATT ACAAGTTCAAAGAGCTCGGTAGTTGTCGACAGAGGAGCCTTCATATCTTCAACTCAGACGACCTTAGAGCTGCACGAGCTTCAAGATTCAAACAACACTTCCGAGTACAAATTGATGCGTGAAAATGTAACTGTTGTATttgattcaataattaatgatgAGCATAATGCGACCGTCATCGAAAATCCAGCATCTGCGGGGATTATAACTGGATTGTGGcttcatgataataataaaaataataataataatgttgagAAATCATCTGAAGAGAGCAAggaaactgaaaaaaataaagaaagtaAAGAAAGCAATGAGAGTAActctgaagaagaaaaagatgATGATTAA
- the LOC123268939 gene encoding putative oxidoreductase SadH, producing the protein MDRWTGKFAIVTGASSGIGRSITKELVSAGVNVLGLARRENRLQELSENLKSSKGAFHYLKCDLCNEEDILKAFEYVENNFQRLDILINNAGIMLGGSLAETTTEDYRTLLDLNVLAPALCIREALKLMRKHKNEAHIININSVFGLNTRAADLPINLYPASKYALHAMTETLKKEVRDNNDNIRVTGIYPSATNTELFDLSEKLHHVLNVIPALESKDVTDCIMFALSVPLHVQSSVRMDRWVGKSAIVTGVSSGIGEVIVEKLVYAGVNVLGLARREDKLQALAQRFKGAKGKFHYLKCDLRNEQDILKAFACAEKTFGCLDILVNNAGVFFIAPFDAAKTEDYRSLMDINVLAPAVCIREALKLMRKHKNDGHIININSVAGHHAVISEVPMNLYPASKFALRAMADTLKGEIKLKQDKIRVTGIHPGLVKTEILNAFGDKTNELLNTMPYMESKDVADCVIFALSMPQKVQIDELTVTAIAV; encoded by the exons ATGGATCGCTGGACAGGTAAGTTCGCGATCGTCACCGGAGCAAGTTCAGGAATTGGCAGGTCGATCACTAAAGAGTTAGTTTCTGCTGGTGTCAATGTCCTGGGACTGGCTCGTCGCGAAAACAGACTCCAGGAGCTgtctgaaaatttgaaatcctCAAAAGGCGCGTTTCATTACTTGAAATGCGACCTTTGCAATGAGGAAGACATACTCAAAGCCTTTGAATAcgtggaaaataattttcaacggctcgatattttaataaacaatgcTGGTATTATGCTGGGTGGCTCTCTCGCTG agaCCACAACAGAAGACTATCGCACACTTCTGGATTTGAATGTCCTCGCGCCTGCTCTCTGCATCCGAGAAGCTCTCAAATTAATGCGTAAGCATAAAAATGAAGCGCATATTATCAATATCAACAG TGTTTTCGGTCTTAATACAAGAGCGGCGGATTTACCGATAAATTTGTACCCTGCAAGCAAATACGCGTTACATGCAATGACTGAGACGTTGAAAAAAGAAGTCAGagataacaatgataatattCGTGTCACT gGGATCTATCCTAGCGCAACCAATACAGAACTGTTTGATTTATCAGAAAAACTTCATCATGTATTGAATGTAATACCCGCTCTGGAGAGTAAGGACGTTACTGATTGCATAATGTTTGCGCTATCAGTCCCACTACATGTTCAA TCGTCTGTAAGAATGGATCGTTGGGTCGGAAAGTCTGCTATTGTCACCGGAGTAAGCTCCGGAATCGGAGAAgttattgttgaaaaattagtttatgCTGGTGTTAACGTTCTGGGGCTAGCTCGTCGCGAAGACAAGCTCCAAGCATTGGCTCAACGTTTCAAAGGTGCCAAAGGAAAGTTCCATTATCTTAAATGTGATCTTCGCAATGAACAGGACATTCTGAAGGCCTTTGCTTGCGCTGAAAAAACTTTTGGTTGCCTTGACATTTTGGTAAACAATGCTGGAGTATTCTTCATTGCTCCTTTTGACG ctGCAAAAACTGAAGACTATCGATCACTTATGGACATAAATGTCCTCGCTCCGGCTGTCTGTATTCGCGAAGCTCTCAAATTGATGCGTAAACACAAAAATGATGGtcatattattaacattaacag TGTTGCTGGTCATCATGCAGTAATATCAGAGGTGCCTATGAATTTATATCCGGCGAGTAAATTCGCTTTGCGAGCAATGGCAGATACATTGAAGGGAGAGATAAAACTAAAACAAGATAAAATTCGGGTTACc gGAATACACCCGGGATTAGTTAAAACGGAAATATTAAATGCATTTGGTGACAAAACCAATGAATTATTGAATACAATGCCGTACATGGAAAGCAAAGACGTTGCTGATTGTGTTATATTTGCACTTTCAATGCCGCAAAAAGTTCAG ATCGACGAGCTCACTGTAACTGCAATCGCAGTATAA
- the LOC123268322 gene encoding dehydrogenase/reductase SDR family member 11-like: protein MERWLGKLAVVTGASSGIGEAISKALVANGLNVLGLARREDKLKKLTELNNSSTGKFHYMKCDLYNESDILKAFNFAESNFGGVHVLVNNAGTIRSSTLAAVETSDICEVVNLNLIAPSICIREALKSMRNHKNEAHIFNINSIYGINATFPPLPINLYPGSKFGMRALTDILKLEIRQNKDNIRVTGLYPGLVKTEIISLGGFNPDMYKILPYLEPKDLADCLVFALSAPPHVQLDDLVIYPVRC from the exons ATGGAGCGCTGGTTGGGAAAACTCGCGGTTGTCACTGGAGCCAGCTCTGGAATAGGCGAAGCTATTTCCAAAGCACTTGTTGCTAATGGGCTGAATGTTCTGGGTCTAGCTCGTCGTGAAGACAAACTTAAAAAGTTGACAGAGCTTAATAATTCATCCACGGGCAAGTTTCATTATATGAAATGCGATTTGTATAATGAAAGTGACATCTTGAAGGCCTTTAATTTTGCCGAGAGTAATTTCGGCGGGGTCCATGTTCTTGTCAACAACGCGGGGACTATTAGATCCAGCACACTCGcag CTGTAGAGACGTCAGATATTTGCGAAGTAGTCAATTTGAATCTTATTGCTCCTTCAATTTGCATCAGAGAAGCTCTTAAGTCGATGCGTAATCACAAAAATGAAGCTCACATCTTCAATATTAATAg TATTTACGGTATCAATGCTACATTCCCGCCATTGCCGATTAATTTATATCCAGGGAGTAAATTTGGAATGAGGGCTCTCACTGATATTCTCAAGCTGGAAATTCGTCAGAATAAAGATAATATTCGTGtcaca ggtCTCTACCCAGGATTGGTGAAAACTGAAATCATTTCACTTGGCGGATTCAACCCGGACATGTACAAGATTCTCCCGTACTTGGAGCCGAAAGATTTGGCTGACTGTTTGGTATTTGCTCTATCTGCACCCCCGCATGTGcaa CTTGACGACTTGGTGATTTATCCAGTGAgatgttaa
- the LOC123268435 gene encoding uncharacterized protein LOC123268435 translates to MKTLSLIPFVIGLIGLETCREESPELWKFGPEYLFKFGVNLGIKKELPEMKLRVNATMTVKCRPFSTKAEEFTDALQCYVHEAEKINYNVDEEGTKILNSDEDSQKLVAKLIGHKFEIIYEKRGIKELKVPISIEGVQLNIFRMIASHLDFGFDKFDKGGERFAFVEVVAPEKSLIGKCETTFEVSKQIKFKGMRWDSKCGDKLHIETFAYGDKSPMIAMDKIRDVKKCTKISPTIFGEVHNRLIPAILNITMQSSVTTFIVAPHGFQSHSQNIGTMKYNSNMVKNNDGKLGDSHEHINLYLESIEPATDEFKRITSSHSATIFANDPPIVN, encoded by the exons ATGAAGACACTCAGTTTGATACCATTTGTCA ttggGTTGATTGGGTTAGAGACGTGTCGAGAGGAGTCGCCGGAGCTATGGAAGTTTGGACCggagtatttatttaaattcggAGTAAATTTGGGAATTAAAAAGGAACTTCCAGAGATGAAATTACGTGTAAACGCAACAATGACTGTAAAATGCCGACCTTTTTCAACAAAAGCTGAGGAATTTACCGACGCGCTGCAGTGCTACGTCCATGAGGCCGAGAAAATAAACTACAACGTAGATGAGGAAGGCACCAAGATTTTAAACAGTGATGAAGACTCCCAGAAGCTGGTGGCCAAGCTTATTGGTCACAAGTTTGAGATTATTTACGAGAAACGCGGGATTAAGGAGTTGAAGGTCCCGATTTCGATTGAGGGCGTACAGCTCAATATCTTTCGGATGATTGCCAGCCATTTGGATTTCGGGTTTGACAAATTTGACAAGGGAGGAGAGAGATTCGCGTTCGTCGAAGTCGTCGCTCCGGAAAAGTCCCTTATTGGAAAGTGCGAGACCACCTTCGAAGTATCCAAACAGATAAAGTTCAAAGGCATGCGCTGGGACAGTAAGTGTGGGGACAAATTGCATATTGAGACGTTTGCTTACGGAGATAAGAGCCCGATGATTGCCATGGATAAGATAAGAGATGTCAAAAAATGTACCAAGATAAGTCCTACTATTTTTGGAGAAGTTCATAATCGACTTATACCTGCTATTTTGAATATTACaatg CAATCTTCAGTCACCACGTTTATCGTAGCGCCTCATGGCTTCCAGTCTCACAGCCAAAATATTGGGACAATGAAGTATAATTCTAATAtggttaaaaataatgatggAAAACTGGGTGATAGTCATGAACATATTAATCTGTATTTGGAGTCCATTGAACCAGCGACTGATGAATTCAAACGAATTACTTCATCTCATTCTGCTACAATATTTGCGAATGATCcaccaattgtaaattaa